The DNA window GCATATGAAAATTTACTAATCCCAcgaattcttttttcttcaggGGCAGTTGTAGACATCGTCGAAATTGATCCTCTTGTTATCTCAACCTCAATACAGGCAATGGGTTTCCCAGCTTTTGCAAGGATGAAACCATCAGGTGAACGTGCACTTCCAAAACCAACATTCACTGATCAGGTGCTCTGGAAAGGAGTCCATGAGAGGCTCTTCCTCTATGAATCAGATGCAGAGAAGTTCATTGTTAACAACTCCAATCTTTATGACCTTGCCTTTATTGATGCTTATGATGGTGATGACACCTTTCCCCATAAGCTTTGGGACCCACATTCCCTGTTTCTTGAAGCCCTTAAGAGCCGGCTCCATCCTGAGCATGGCACCGTTGTGGTGAACCTCCATGCAGATTCTGACATCATGAACCCAGACGGTAGTAGTCCTTTATTTGAGCAGCTTTTTCCAATGGGGAAGTATGTTTCGCAAGTCTGCCGGGCATACAAGGATGTGTTGACGGATAAGGGTTGCTCGGGGTTGGGTTTCATTGTTTCAGCCCCTTGGGTCTGCAACCAATCTCTTGTTGTGTGTCGAAGTTTGGGGATGGATGTTGTCTCAGACACAAATTTAGTTCTGAACACTCTCACATCCAAATGCCTTGAATTGGAAAATGCTCTCAACTTGCCATTCTCATGTGTACAATACATAAAGAGAGGATTTGCTCTGGTTAATTAATTATCAAATACGTTATACACAAGGATCTCATATACAAAATTTGGGAGCCTTTGATGTTCCCTGCAGGTTTGCACCAAATTTTAACATAAGTTTTGGCTCAGCAATCATAGAtctcctccatttttttttcggACAAGAAGCTTCCTATGGTGAGGTGTATGTTTCTGGTTTTTGTAGTTTTTCCAATTTTATCACATCATTGCGCCATCCATGAGGTAGAAGCTTAGAGTTTCTTCGCGGGTAGAGAAGCTTAGTTGAGAGTGTGTGTACAAGGGGTATTCAAAGTGGGAGAGGGCTTGAGGCAAAGCCGAACCATGTAAATCTTTGTGTTTATTATtgctttgattattttgaagaTTATTTCCCAAGTCTGGAATAACTCATTCTTACATTTGGAAATATCTTCACCCCTaaagaagagagattttttgGAAGACATCTTGTATTTGCattcttattttttatcttgTATTTTCAAGTTTATTTGAAAGAAGATTGACAGAATGGTTGACTTTACTGTATGACGCAATTCCGTTCCATGGATTTGTAAGATGTGTTCTTCTCCGTCCATGTGTGTTTCATGTTGAGATGAAAAAAGTTTctttctatccaaaaaataaaaaaaaaaacttaaatgtATATTTTCTGTGGTTCTGTATTTGCTTTTCCCTCGTTGTCTTGAGCTACAATTTTCTCCAAAATAGAGCCAAGAAATCTTCCACACCTGTTGTTTAGAATTTTGGATTGAAAGAGTTCATTCAAACacccttccttttcttctaaaTTTCAATAAGATTTGATTGAAGCAGACAAATTAATTTTGCTACATCTACAATGAAAATTCTGAGAGTGTTGTGCGTCAAGACcaagagagatagagtaaggaacGATTGCATTAAACGCGATTTGAGAGTCTCTCCTATCTAAGACAAGTTCTGTGAAGCTGGTTGAGGAGGTATGATCATGTCCAACGGGGTCCTATGAATGCCCCGGTGAGAAAGAGTGATCAGATTCAATTGGATAGAACCAGAAGAAGTAAAGGCAGACCCAAAATGACGATTGATGAAGTAGTAAGAAAATATATGCATATGGTGTGGTTCAATTGTAGTATGACcacggatagagttttgtggaggataaAGACCCAtgtagtttttttctttttgataaaaaaGGACCCGTGTGGTTGACTCCTTGTAAGGAATGTTCATGTGATGCTTCTTGGACTATTGTTTACTATGTTGTCTACCTACTTTTTATTTCATCTTACCTTACTTATGTTGctctttatatttttattcatattcagatccatgtagcagactccatttaattgggataagattatgattattgtgttgttgttattgttctCCTCAAGAGTTCAATTtccaccattaaaaaaaaagaaaaaaagaaaaaaaaaatccacaaatttATGTGGCGGTTTTAGGATCGAATTATTTTGGACAAAGTGGATCCGACGAAGGGAATCCCCATGCCTTTTAATCGCCTAGAATACAAAGCACATtagcttttcctttttctccaaaTCACGTTGCTGGCCCAGGCCAGGCCAGGCCGGCCATCAAAGGTCTCTCTTCCAAGTTGGTACCCAATTGTGGTTATCTAATGGAACCTCGATGGTCGGACCAGCATTTTAATCCGGTTAGATACCTTGAGGATTATATTTGTCTAAGAAACGGTTTAAAAACTAGATGACACACAGTGTCACAGTTTTTATATTTGTCTCTCTGTgctggtagagagagagagagagatcattacAGAGTATTTGAttggaagagggggggggggtgttctcTTTGGATTCTGTGGACTGACCCTAAAACCTAGAAAATCACTCAGATTGAAGCGACTAATGAATCAACCAAGGAACCAAATAACCAATCAGAAGTTGTCTCggtgaagaaatgaagatctaATGAAGATGGAAGACGATTAGTTATCCAATATCCACGAAGTACTACATCTATAAATACTCCCCCACCTTCTACTTCTATGGAAAGCATCAGAGAGCTATACGAAGTGCAGGTCTGATTGAGATTAAAATAATATTCTGATTTGGTTGTGGCATTAAGAGCTTTAGACTAAGAAGATGGAAAAGAAGAGTGGCTGCTGTGGCTCCTATTCTTACTCATGTGGAACAGGGACAACAGTTAAGGAAGAGCCCAAGAAGGTTGATGTTAACAAAGAAGCTGTGAAGGAAGAGGCCAAGGGAAACCTTGCTGCTTTTGGGACTACTGCTGGTGTGGTGTCTCCAAAAGTTGAAGAAAAGCCTAATCCTTCAGTTGCTGCTGTTAAGAAAGTTAAACCTGTTCAAGTCAATGTAGGATgcgggggtggtggtggtggtggtggctgtGGATCTGCTTGAATATTGCTTACCAACTTTGAATAATCAATGTGTGTCAGGTCTCTACTGCATTATATAACTTTTATGTAAGGGTACTACGGTGGTTGATTAACTTGCTTATTAGTGATGTGTTAAGGGTATCTTTGATAGGGAAGGTTTTGTCAGGGTTTGAAGGTTTTAATTTGTTTAAGGGTATTCTATATTATTCTATATAAAAGGGAAATATttagaaatctctctctctctctctctaattggATTGAAATGGTATCCATTAGTCTAACAGCTCAAGCCTACTAACGAAGTGGTCTTGTTTTTAGCTCATTTGTTTAATGTATCTATGAACGGGAAACAAAATATCACCTTCTCTAACAATAACATTGATGTACAAACAGTTTTgtttaatatttaatttcttcttcttattaaaaaaaaaaaaaatctaaccctTTCCTTACCAAAGAAAAGAGTAGCTGGTCCTCTAATGTTTGATCAATATATCCCTAGAAAGATGACCTAAAAATACAAGAAGGAGTCGCCAACACTGTCTTATAGGTCATACTCGCATATTA is part of the Macadamia integrifolia cultivar HAES 741 chromosome 9, SCU_Mint_v3, whole genome shotgun sequence genome and encodes:
- the LOC122088149 gene encoding uncharacterized protein LOC122088149 isoform X1, which codes for MRVSVMWKRTRLSSRCKLRWFFSSARPTRIEDEGDWFYASEWWGTDSDGHTVLRSNSDRGNGVVSVVAYPSSRPGAVYWPETEQWLRQRYAQVHPEHENNGQFTILGYQWRVLRFNDTTRQSTVKIMAACRKSDPASVYLMPQAHCLAVPYLKSMVSVGLATLASCNYNLMSAINGKKSMRILCVGHGGGSLPLFLASKILGAVVDIVEIDPLVISTSIQAMGFPAFARMKPSGERALPKPTFTDQVLWKGVHERLFLYESDAEKFIVNNSNLYDLAFIDAYDGDDTFPHKLWDPHSLFLEALKSRLHPEHGTVVVNLHADSDIMNPDGSSPLFEQLFPMGKYVSQVCRAYKDVLTDKGCSGLGFIVSAPWVCNQSLVVCRSLGMDVVSDTNLVLNTLTSKCLELENALNLPFSCVQYIKRGFALVN
- the LOC122088149 gene encoding uncharacterized protein LOC122088149 isoform X2, which encodes MDIPSFGPIPTEEMVSCLLLRILLPDRVQFTGQRLNNGFGKDLKSMVSVGLATLASCNYNLMSAINGKKSMRILCVGHGGGSLPLFLASKILGAVVDIVEIDPLVISTSIQAMGFPAFARMKPSGERALPKPTFTDQVLWKGVHERLFLYESDAEKFIVNNSNLYDLAFIDAYDGDDTFPHKLWDPHSLFLEALKSRLHPEHGTVVVNLHADSDIMNPDGSSPLFEQLFPMGKYVSQVCRAYKDVLTDKGCSGLGFIVSAPWVCNQSLVVCRSLGMDVVSDTNLVLNTLTSKCLELENALNLPFSCVQYIKRGFALVN